From the genome of Sphingobacterium kitahiroshimense, one region includes:
- a CDS encoding protein-disulfide reductase DsbD family protein, giving the protein MKSFIVKLLLLIVLLPAFAHAQEADTLLKMDELEFVDGGISEASTDSVVVDTAQNLKKTVAVFTAEEHPEGESLLGIFLAGLLGGFTALLMPCIFPMLPLTVSFFTKGNQNKSQSFIRALFYGISIIVIYVVLGLAVTMIFGSDALNALSTNGIFNFFFFLMLVAFGASFLGAFEINLPSSWVNKMDAKSDKGGWAGIFFMAATLALVSFSCTGPIIGTLLVQAATSGALLGPAIGMFGFSFALAIPFALFALFPSAMKAMPKSGGWLNSVKVVLGFLELAFALKFLSNVDLAYHWNWFDREIFLSLWIVIFGLMGLYLLGKIKFSHDSNLPHLSVLRTFIAIIVLSFTVYMIPGLWGAPLKSISAFLPPQSTQDFDLNQVSSGSAPHATDVSKRKYSDLFHAPLGLNVFFDYEEGMEYAKTHNKMVMLDFTGHACVNCRKMEANVWTDPQVLSFLRGNVVIIQLYVDDRTELAVEDQQKTSSGKLLKTIGSKWSYLQSSQFESNSQPFYVLMNSANRQVLVKPKGADYDATTYLAYLNEGLTAFTLAK; this is encoded by the coding sequence ATGAAAAGTTTTATTGTAAAATTATTACTTTTAATAGTTCTTCTTCCAGCTTTTGCGCATGCGCAGGAGGCAGATACTTTATTAAAGATGGACGAACTGGAGTTTGTTGATGGTGGTATTTCTGAAGCCTCGACAGATTCTGTCGTTGTTGATACTGCACAGAATCTTAAGAAAACCGTTGCGGTATTTACAGCAGAAGAACATCCAGAAGGAGAGTCCCTTCTTGGAATATTTTTAGCAGGATTATTAGGCGGTTTTACTGCCTTATTGATGCCCTGTATTTTCCCCATGTTACCGCTCACAGTCAGTTTTTTCACAAAGGGAAATCAAAATAAATCGCAATCTTTTATTCGTGCTTTATTTTATGGTATTTCTATTATTGTTATTTACGTTGTGCTTGGATTAGCGGTAACGATGATTTTTGGTTCGGATGCCCTTAATGCTTTATCAACGAACGGTATCTTTAATTTTTTCTTTTTCTTAATGTTGGTTGCTTTTGGGGCTTCTTTTTTGGGGGCATTTGAAATTAATCTACCAAGTTCATGGGTAAATAAAATGGATGCAAAATCTGATAAAGGCGGATGGGCTGGTATATTCTTTATGGCAGCAACGTTAGCTTTAGTATCTTTTTCTTGTACCGGACCTATTATCGGCACTTTATTGGTACAGGCGGCTACAAGTGGAGCTTTGTTGGGTCCGGCTATAGGTATGTTTGGATTTTCTTTTGCATTAGCTATACCTTTTGCCCTTTTTGCATTATTTCCTAGTGCTATGAAAGCCATGCCTAAATCAGGTGGTTGGCTTAACAGTGTTAAAGTTGTTTTAGGATTTTTAGAATTGGCATTCGCATTGAAATTTCTTTCTAATGTTGATTTAGCTTATCACTGGAACTGGTTTGATCGTGAAATATTTTTGTCTTTATGGATTGTTATATTTGGTTTAATGGGACTGTATTTACTTGGGAAAATCAAATTTTCTCATGACAGTAATCTTCCACATCTGTCAGTCCTCCGTACTTTCATTGCTATTATTGTACTATCCTTTACGGTATATATGATTCCTGGATTATGGGGTGCTCCGTTAAAATCAATATCTGCTTTTTTACCACCACAAAGTACGCAGGACTTTGATTTAAATCAAGTATCATCAGGTAGCGCTCCTCATGCAACAGATGTTTCGAAACGCAAATATTCAGATTTATTTCATGCACCGCTTGGCTTAAATGTGTTTTTTGATTACGAGGAAGGTATGGAGTATGCTAAAACCCACAATAAAATGGTTATGCTTGATTTTACAGGCCATGCCTGCGTCAATTGTAGGAAAATGGAAGCCAATGTGTGGACTGATCCTCAAGTTCTTTCTTTTTTAAGAGGTAATGTCGTTATCATCCAACTTTATGTTGATGACCGCACTGAGCTTGCTGTTGAAGATCAACAAAAAACGAGTTCGGGAAAATTGTTGAAGACAATTGGAAGTAAGTGGAGTTATTTACAATCGAGTCAGTTTGAATCCAATTCACAGCCTTTTTATGTGCTTATGAATTCTGCAAACCGTCAGGTTTTGGTTAAACCAAAAGGTGCTGATTATGATGCTACGACTTATCTAGCTTATTTAAATGAAGGTTTGACAGCATTTACTTTGGCCAAATAA
- a CDS encoding PLP-dependent cysteine synthase family protein yields the protein MNNELMFSKCLSPELDSRFKHLWCLVGNTPMLELQYNYKGKAGKIYVKCENYNLTGSIKDRMALYIMYKAYMNCQIQPDDVIIEATSGNTGISFSAIGKALGHQVKIIMPNWLSKERIDIIKSMGADIQLVSKEEGGFLGSIELSEKLARQGGVFLPRQFENQFNAEAHELTTGREIGLQLASQGLVADAFVAGVGTGGTVMGVGRHLRSLNPHVKIHPLEPAESPTMSTGYKVGSHRIQGISDEFIPAIVKLDELDEIVSASDGDSIIMAQKLAKELGLAVGISSGANVIGAIKLKEQLGEEAVVVTLLCDDNKKYLSTDLVREQPAAAGYISTDLSFTGFSPISRLAKSLFTIECV from the coding sequence ATGAATAACGAATTGATGTTTAGTAAATGTTTGTCTCCCGAGCTTGATAGTAGATTTAAACATTTGTGGTGTTTAGTAGGAAACACACCTATGCTGGAATTGCAATACAACTATAAAGGAAAGGCAGGAAAGATTTATGTAAAATGTGAAAATTACAATCTTACAGGAAGTATCAAAGACCGTATGGCACTGTATATTATGTATAAAGCCTATATGAACTGTCAGATCCAACCTGACGATGTTATTATAGAAGCCACTAGCGGTAATACCGGTATTTCTTTTTCTGCTATTGGCAAAGCTTTAGGACATCAGGTGAAAATTATTATGCCCAATTGGTTGAGTAAAGAACGCATTGATATTATAAAAAGTATGGGCGCAGATATTCAGTTGGTTAGTAAAGAAGAAGGTGGCTTTTTGGGGAGTATTGAATTAAGTGAAAAACTAGCTCGGCAAGGAGGGGTGTTTTTGCCCAGACAGTTTGAAAATCAATTCAATGCCGAAGCTCATGAATTAACGACCGGTCGTGAAATTGGTTTACAGTTAGCCTCGCAGGGTTTAGTTGCAGATGCTTTTGTTGCTGGTGTTGGCACGGGAGGAACGGTTATGGGGGTAGGCCGTCATCTTCGTAGCTTAAATCCTCATGTAAAGATCCATCCTTTGGAACCCGCTGAAAGCCCTACGATGTCAACCGGATATAAGGTTGGATCACACCGTATTCAGGGTATTTCAGATGAATTTATTCCAGCTATTGTGAAGTTAGATGAACTGGATGAGATTGTTTCAGCTTCAGATGGTGATTCTATTATTATGGCCCAAAAATTAGCAAAAGAACTGGGTTTGGCCGTAGGGATTTCTTCAGGAGCGAATGTGATTGGAGCTATTAAATTAAAAGAACAATTAGGGGAAGAAGCTGTTGTTGTCACCTTATTGTGCGATGATAATAAAAAGTACTTAAGTACAGATTTAGTAAGAGAGCAGCCAGCTGCTGCAGGTTATATTTCTACCGATCTTTCTTTCACTGGGTTTAGCCCGATCAGTAGATTAGCAAAATCTCTCTTTACTATTGAGTGTGTATAA
- a CDS encoding Lrp/AsnC family transcriptional regulator, giving the protein MMLDETDTKLLKILQHDATLSNKELAFRLHKSIAAIHERVKKLKQQGYIKKVVAILDRQKVNMGLISFSQVFLKAHTAEVLNEFEQEVIKFPEVMECYQMAGSYDFMLRIATKDMQAYHEFLRYRLAVLPHVNTVQTYFVLSETKSETAYPI; this is encoded by the coding sequence ATGATGTTAGATGAAACCGACACCAAACTATTAAAAATTTTACAGCATGACGCTACACTTAGCAATAAGGAACTGGCATTTCGACTGCACAAATCTATAGCGGCTATACATGAACGTGTTAAAAAGCTTAAACAACAGGGCTACATTAAAAAAGTTGTCGCTATTCTTGACCGGCAAAAAGTAAACATGGGTCTGATATCTTTTTCACAGGTATTCTTAAAAGCACATACAGCCGAAGTTTTAAATGAATTTGAACAAGAAGTTATTAAATTTCCGGAAGTTATGGAATGCTACCAGATGGCTGGATCTTATGATTTTATGCTTCGAATAGCAACTAAAGATATGCAGGCCTATCACGAATTTTTAAGATACCGCTTAGCTGTACTCCCACATGTGAACACCGTACAAACTTATTTTGTTCTATCGGAAACTAAAAGTGAAACAGCATACCCAATCTAA